A stretch of the Schistocerca serialis cubense isolate TAMUIC-IGC-003099 chromosome 2, iqSchSeri2.2, whole genome shotgun sequence genome encodes the following:
- the LOC126456527 gene encoding uncharacterized protein LOC126456527, which produces MDVKSYRGAHCASDHFLIVCRLKLMFTYMHKSKGTLEPALNAEKLRESSIKEQYAIEIKNRNEVLETLEAIENVEEKWKEIKSMVLSVAEDILGRKKMMKKRKWLNETCQKATEKRGKVRKKWLADRENQQKREHFINVRRETKRILRAEKRIYPTSLLEQVEAESQIKNARQFFQ; this is translated from the coding sequence ATGGACGTCAAGTCCTACAGAGGAGCCCACTGTGCGTCAGACCACTTCCTCATTGTGTGCAGGCTTAAACTCATGTTCACGTACATGCATAAGAGCAAGGGGACACTAGAGCCTGCATTGAATGCTGAGAAACTACGAGAAAGTTCCATTAAAGAACAATATGCTATAGAAATCAAAAACCGTAATGAGGTCCTAGAGACCCTGGAAGCAATAGAGAACGTGGAGGAaaagtggaaagaaataaagtccaTGGTATTAAGTGTAGCGGAGgatatattgggaagaaagaagatgatgaagaagagaaaatggttaaacgagacatgccagaaggctacagaaaagagaGGGAAGGTGAGGAAGAAGTGGCTAGCTGACAGGGAGAATCagcagaaaagggaacattttatcaacgtcagaagggagacaaagcgaatcctaagagcagagaagagaatatatccaaccagtttgctagaacaagttgaggCAGAGAGCCAAATCAAGAATGCAaggcaattcttccaataa